In the Podospora pseudocomata strain CBS 415.72m chromosome 5, whole genome shotgun sequence genome, one interval contains:
- a CDS encoding hypothetical protein (EggNog:ENOG503PXYG): MKLPTILLLPLLPTTLSTPLPNTTTPHSEINAPCNYDLGDCAPPLTCIPLFPTCTRWTTLKDPSWPGCPGTCQLIDLSTQKIYTKCAGWGLYDNCDERVEYCTDDPRNSGCGPSCDGPGICQPNDDWCGGEDKRECREWLACFIHPPVSVQGEKNPYGVCLPLRFGSEYYEKTGLEESWTEEWDGWQGDP, encoded by the coding sequence ATGAAGCTCCcaaccatcctcctcctccccctcctcccaaccaccctctcaaccccccttcccaacaccaccaccccccattCCGAGATCAACGCCCCCTGCAACTACGACCTTGGCGACTGCGCTCCGCCCCTAACATgcatccccctcttcccaaccTGCACCCGCTGGACAACTCTCAAAGACCCCTCCTGGCCCGGCTGCCCAGGCACCTGCCAACTAATCGACCTCTCCACGCAAAAGATCTACACCAAATGCGCCGGATGGGGCCTCTACGACAACTGCGACGAGAGAGTAGAATACTGCACTGACGATCCCCGCAATAGCGGCTGCGGTCCTTCCTGTGATGGCCCTGGGATTTGCCAACCTAATGACGATTGGTgcgggggggaggacaaACGGGAGTGTAGGGAGTGGTTGGCGTGTTTTATTCACCCGCCGGTAAGTGTGCAGGGAGAAAAAAATCCGTACGGGGTTTGCTTGCCGTTGCGGTTTGGGAGTGAGTACTATGAGAAGACGGGTTTAGAGGAGAGCTGGACGGAGGAATGGGACGGGT
- a CDS encoding hypothetical protein (EggNog:ENOG503P4P8; COG:S): MIKRLGEHCNSFSFLFLFHYRTIQPTTEKMSPYIICCPIYGWRLYDIGAGWRNEFLCITPKKGKIYLTRLGVYDDPSSGGFIAPRNTAARYDDDGYTRPQKDQFATHRLAVSPAAVPLDRVFYSLDSAKDSLFPWEISGHDDEAEDAPWAADPREVNVQTILDVTYFISESWVQASRGFLGATHPLSPKHHFFPQPNMSPPSKEARVILALEALQNNEELKLEAIAKLYIVDDDVYNFDETGFMMGIIFAGMVVMTSDGLSTAKLAQPGNREWATVIHGVNALGWVIPPSSS, encoded by the exons ATGATAAAAAGGCTTGGTGAACACTGCAACTCgttttcctttctttttcttttccattACCGAACAATTCAACCAACAACCGAGAAGATGAGTCCCTACATCATCTGCTGTCCTATCTACGGATGGAGATTATACGACATAGGTGCTGGCTGGAGAAACGAATTTC TTTGCATCACACCAAAGAAGGGAAAGATTTACCTGACTAGACTCGGCGTCTATGACGACCCTAGCAGCGGCGGCTTTATTGCGCCACGAAATACAGCTGCCAGATATGACGACGATGGATACACCAGGCCTCAGAAGGATCAATTCGCTACCCATAGGCTGG CCGTGTCACCAGCCGCGGTCCCCCTTGACCGGGTTTTCTATTCTCTTGACTCAGCCAAAGACTC CCTGTTTCCTTGGGAGATTAGTGGACACGATGATGAAGCAGAGGATGCGCCTTGGGCGGCTGACCCACGTGAGGTGAATGTTCAAACGATACTAGACGTAACGTATtttataagcgagtcgtgggTACAAGCGAGCCGTGGGTTCCTTGGCGCGACgcatcctctctctcctaaACATCatttttttccacaacccaacatgtctcccccttcaaaggaagccagagtaatcttagcccttgaagctcttcaaaacAACGAAGAATTGAAGCTTGAAGCCATAGCTAAGCTCTATAtcgtggatgacgatgtttacaacttcgacgagactgggtttatgatgggtattatcttcgcgggtatGGTAGTTATGACatcagacggccttagcacggcgaaactggcccagcctggcaaccgtgaatgggcaacggtgatccatggagtcaatgccctcggctgggtCATccctccttcatcatcttag